Proteins encoded in a region of the Maridesulfovibrio bastinii DSM 16055 genome:
- a CDS encoding ABC transporter substrate-binding protein: MLDKKRITNAFYVALTVLMILSQAAIGSAGTVIDMTGRTVDIPDSVSRVYAVSPPETMMVYAIDPKLLIGLNFPFKGCDKYVDAATLKLPIVGGYFGQGKIPNYEKLVSLKPDLVIGRKSNPMSAKFEAMLAKFNIPVFNISIDDIDEYAEGFETLGMVFDRMDRAEKLAEYTRKTLEETKTVVDSIPADNVVKVYYAEGNDGLRTDSSTSIHAKLIPLAGGDNVFKGDIMTRFGKEKVTLETVISYHPDVILVERPQFFKKIYSLSAWKNIPAVKNHRVFLIPRKPFNWFDRPPSFMRILGLKWVSSKLYPDLFKLDMTKECQNFFHLFLQKDISAAEAEKLMSGMK; the protein is encoded by the coding sequence ATGCTTGATAAAAAAAGAATTACAAATGCTTTTTATGTTGCGCTTACTGTTCTGATGATACTTTCTCAGGCTGCAATAGGTTCAGCTGGAACAGTTATAGATATGACCGGGCGCACGGTTGATATTCCTGATTCCGTAAGCCGCGTTTATGCTGTTTCTCCACCGGAAACCATGATGGTTTACGCCATCGATCCCAAGCTGCTGATAGGACTCAATTTTCCTTTTAAAGGTTGTGATAAATACGTTGATGCCGCAACATTGAAACTTCCTATTGTCGGCGGTTATTTCGGACAGGGTAAGATTCCTAATTATGAGAAGCTTGTTTCTTTGAAGCCGGATCTGGTCATAGGAAGAAAATCCAATCCGATGAGTGCTAAGTTTGAAGCTATGCTGGCTAAATTCAATATTCCGGTATTTAATATCAGCATTGATGATATTGATGAATATGCTGAGGGATTTGAAACCCTTGGTATGGTCTTCGATCGTATGGACCGGGCTGAGAAACTCGCTGAATACACCAGAAAAACTCTTGAAGAAACAAAGACTGTTGTGGACAGCATTCCGGCTGATAATGTTGTTAAAGTTTATTACGCCGAAGGCAATGACGGTTTGAGAACAGACAGCAGCACATCTATTCACGCCAAGCTTATCCCGCTTGCCGGTGGTGATAATGTTTTCAAAGGGGATATCATGACCCGTTTCGGTAAGGAGAAAGTAACTCTAGAAACCGTCATATCCTATCATCCTGATGTTATTCTGGTGGAACGCCCCCAGTTCTTTAAAAAAATATACTCACTTTCAGCGTGGAAAAATATCCCGGCAGTTAAAAATCACAGAGTATTTCTGATTCCAAGAAAGCCGTTCAACTGGTTCGACCGTCCACCTTCCTTTATGCGTATTCTGGGCTTGAAGTGGGTCAGCAGCAAACTTTATCCTGATCTTTTCAAACTGGATATGACCAAAGAGTGTCAGAATTTCTTCCATCTGTTTCTGCAAAAAGACATTAGCGCAGCTGAAGCTGAAAAATTGATGAGCGGTATGAAATGA
- a CDS encoding FecCD family ABC transporter permease, which translates to MINRSHREKQERRFLCSLKSRSFFLLFLGGLLVLCIMVSMTLGKYPVSMEEVWTITKHLFFPGNGKLGESLLTAQTVLLDIRAPRLAAAVLIGAALSVSGASFQAMFVNPLVAPGILGVLPGASFGAALGLLIGDSWFEVQLFSFTGGLVAVLIAMFLAGMYKGDKLMVLILGGIISGSLFTSLLSVVKYTADPTDELPAIVYWLMGGLSMVNGKTVLFTAVPIVAGIIGILGMSRLLNVLSMGDEEARALGVNVKAVRAGLIFLTTVVSALTVAIGGLIGWVGLVIPHVGRMIVGPDNSILLPTVALVGGMYLLVADDISRLLLDVEIPLGIITSLVGIPFFSIIMKNARQGWK; encoded by the coding sequence ATGATAAATCGCAGTCACCGGGAAAAGCAGGAAAGAAGGTTCCTGTGCAGCCTTAAAAGCCGATCTTTTTTTCTCCTTTTTCTGGGTGGACTGCTTGTGCTTTGCATAATGGTTTCCATGACACTGGGAAAATACCCGGTTTCGATGGAAGAAGTTTGGACCATAACTAAACATTTGTTTTTTCCGGGAAACGGAAAACTTGGCGAAAGCCTGCTTACAGCGCAGACGGTGCTGCTTGATATTCGTGCTCCGAGGCTTGCTGCCGCGGTCCTGATCGGGGCGGCACTTTCGGTTTCGGGTGCTTCTTTTCAAGCCATGTTTGTGAACCCTCTCGTTGCTCCGGGGATATTAGGCGTTCTCCCCGGAGCATCATTCGGGGCCGCACTGGGACTGCTTATCGGTGATTCATGGTTTGAAGTTCAACTGTTCAGTTTTACCGGAGGTCTGGTTGCCGTTCTCATCGCCATGTTTCTGGCAGGCATGTACAAAGGTGACAAGCTCATGGTGCTTATACTCGGTGGTATAATCAGCGGCTCTTTATTCACATCCCTTCTTTCCGTTGTGAAGTATACCGCCGATCCTACCGATGAACTGCCGGCCATTGTCTACTGGCTTATGGGCGGGCTTTCGATGGTGAACGGTAAAACGGTTCTTTTTACGGCCGTTCCTATTGTGGCTGGAATTATAGGTATCCTTGGTATGTCAAGGCTCCTTAATGTGCTCAGCATGGGAGATGAAGAAGCAAGAGCTTTAGGTGTGAATGTAAAAGCTGTCAGGGCCGGACTTATTTTTCTTACAACAGTGGTCAGTGCCCTCACTGTAGCCATTGGCGGTCTTATCGGTTGGGTCGGGCTTGTGATTCCCCATGTGGGCAGAATGATTGTCGGCCCTGATAATTCCATTCTTTTACCAACTGTTGCCCTTGTCGGCGGTATGTACCTGCTTGTCGCTGATGATATTTCAAGACTGCTCTTAGATGTAGAAATTCCACTCGGGATCATAACCTCTCTTGTTGGGATACCGTTTTTTTCAATAATTATGAAAAATGCCAGACAGGGATGGAAATAA
- a CDS encoding ABC transporter ATP-binding protein, whose translation MSLLSIRNIHFAYPGCPPVLDGVSFNIEKGELVSLLGPNGCGKTTLLKTILGIMHPDSGKIFLEGADISTMGSKHLARRVAYVPQVHNASFAYPVMDVVMMGRMPHNSFFGVFSRKDELAAMEAMEKIGILHLKDKSYTRISGGERQLTLIARALAQGAGIFILDEPLNGLDYGNQLKLLEQLHGLCQEGYTFIKSTHFPEHAFWVSDHVVMLKDGIVIEDGSPDGVITQESLYKIYGVEVRVLPYSENFRICIPGEIYSRLCPLSGSAAKAGNTQQ comes from the coding sequence ATGTCTTTGCTTAGCATCCGGAATATTCATTTTGCCTATCCGGGCTGTCCCCCGGTGCTGGATGGTGTTTCATTCAACATCGAAAAGGGCGAGCTTGTTTCCCTGCTCGGTCCAAACGGGTGCGGCAAAACAACTCTGCTGAAAACAATTTTAGGCATAATGCATCCCGATTCAGGAAAAATATTTCTAGAAGGTGCTGATATCAGTACGATGGGAAGTAAGCATCTGGCCCGCCGGGTAGCCTATGTGCCTCAGGTTCATAATGCCTCGTTCGCATATCCGGTTATGGACGTTGTTATGATGGGCAGGATGCCGCATAACAGTTTTTTCGGTGTTTTTTCCAGAAAGGATGAGCTGGCTGCAATGGAGGCGATGGAGAAAATAGGTATCCTTCATCTTAAGGATAAGTCCTATACGCGCATAAGCGGTGGAGAAAGGCAGTTGACGCTCATTGCAAGGGCTTTGGCTCAAGGCGCCGGAATATTTATTCTGGATGAGCCGCTTAATGGCCTTGATTATGGGAACCAACTAAAACTTCTGGAACAACTTCACGGACTTTGTCAGGAAGGTTATACGTTCATAAAGTCCACACATTTCCCGGAACATGCGTTCTGGGTTTCGGACCATGTGGTTATGCTTAAAGATGGTATTGTCATAGAGGACGGCTCACCGGACGGTGTAATTACGCAGGAAAGTCTTTATAAAATCTACGGGGTTGAAGTTCGTGTTCTTCCGTATTCTGAAAATTTCAGAATATGTATCCCCGGAGAAATATATTCCAGACTCTGCCCTTTGTCCGGCAGTGCAGCCAAAGCCGGTAATACACAGCAATAA
- a CDS encoding class I SAM-dependent methyltransferase, translating into MAIPEKDRDFYRYTKDHRFAPMYPLLARELVEKYDLKDGRCLDIGTGSGALAIELAKLTTLSITAIDAEADAVEMAKENCLQNGLSENSIKFITAPVENIPLDDSSFDIIISRGSVPFWSDYVAAFKEIKRLLAPGGVALIGCGFSHFQTMEEVEAMRPKLSPEKKKRRFRWKQSDFLSENLRKAEVIPYDIIDDSYGSWVEIRNSLEK; encoded by the coding sequence ATGGCTATTCCAGAAAAAGATAGAGATTTTTACAGGTACACAAAAGATCACCGCTTTGCCCCCATGTATCCATTACTGGCGAGAGAGTTGGTTGAAAAGTATGATTTGAAAGATGGAAGATGCCTCGATATCGGCACCGGAAGCGGAGCTTTGGCCATTGAACTGGCCAAGCTGACCACATTATCCATTACAGCCATAGATGCTGAAGCTGATGCTGTTGAAATGGCAAAGGAAAATTGCCTGCAAAATGGTCTTTCCGAAAATTCAATCAAATTTATCACAGCTCCGGTTGAAAATATTCCACTTGATGATTCAAGTTTTGACATCATTATAAGCAGAGGCTCAGTCCCGTTCTGGAGTGATTATGTCGCAGCATTCAAGGAAATCAAAAGACTGCTTGCGCCCGGAGGAGTCGCTTTAATTGGATGCGGATTCAGTCATTTTCAGACCATGGAGGAAGTTGAAGCCATGCGTCCCAAGCTGAGTCCGGAGAAAAAGAAAAGACGGTTCAGGTGGAAGCAGAGTGATTTCCTTTCCGAAAATCTGCGAAAGGCTGAAGTAATTCCTTATGATATTATTGATGATAGTTACGGATCATGGGTCGAAATTCGTAATTCACTGGAGAAATAA
- a CDS encoding radical SAM protein translates to MSGNVSVVSCSVCENSCLISEGESGICGRYINQGGVISERYPNRYLLACPIRIETMPMLHFHPGARFLQVSTVGCNFNCPGCISAVIVREMNPQSRAIHEFSPDEIIEKARQNGCRGITFVMNDPLAAFDTFMAVAHAAKEAGLYVGCSSNGYFSLQSLQRILPVLDFINLGIKGLSDESYHACGGYKGAAPVLRNIRMLHKGGVHIEIACIHTTKNTEELLELCRTIKDISTDIPVQIMRFIPLEGADPRLEPLIRETESLCGKMRKILDYVYVFNSPGTHYLNTLCPDCGKIVLHRDFYGPMGARLKKASLAQVEPLSCPNCHSPIGICGMGHVSDFREKDFQGGYPFTRALEIVESVLIAIGVESKAEVVRVWEDLLCNNRLHDLHHNIQRVDKYLEMIKSFGDLIGWREKAEQLAGYLEAKAEEIKSACSKCHGSPRVYYAMGKPAFCIKGERFENHLVELCGGTSVNKEIEVRGRPGMSIELDVLEKLNPEIIFISSFISNSPEDFYHECVEKGLKVDAVKNSRIYTSPVPSSDFGSPKWILGMMNIANEMYKGEIYFNINEEAQEFYKLFYGASFDMKDVNRSFGKPNMSWKWSPKPGKITTAPI, encoded by the coding sequence ATGTCTGGCAATGTATCTGTGGTTTCGTGCAGCGTTTGTGAAAATTCCTGCCTGATTTCCGAAGGAGAATCCGGTATCTGCGGTCGTTATATAAATCAGGGCGGGGTAATTTCTGAGCGTTATCCGAACAGATATCTTCTGGCATGTCCCATAAGAATTGAAACCATGCCTATGCTGCATTTTCATCCGGGAGCAAGGTTCCTTCAAGTAAGTACCGTTGGTTGTAATTTTAACTGCCCCGGATGTATTTCAGCAGTTATTGTCCGTGAAATGAATCCGCAAAGCAGGGCTATTCATGAGTTCTCACCGGATGAAATAATCGAAAAAGCCCGTCAGAACGGATGCAGAGGAATCACATTCGTTATGAATGATCCTCTTGCTGCTTTTGATACCTTTATGGCTGTGGCCCATGCCGCCAAGGAAGCCGGACTTTATGTCGGCTGTTCTTCCAATGGGTATTTTTCGCTTCAGTCGCTTCAAAGAATTCTTCCGGTTCTTGATTTTATAAATCTTGGAATAAAAGGACTCTCAGATGAAAGCTACCACGCCTGTGGAGGATATAAAGGCGCCGCTCCAGTTTTAAGAAATATCAGGATGCTTCATAAAGGTGGTGTCCATATTGAAATAGCATGTATTCATACCACTAAGAATACGGAAGAACTTCTGGAACTTTGCAGAACCATAAAAGATATTTCTACGGATATTCCTGTGCAGATTATGCGTTTTATCCCTCTGGAGGGAGCTGACCCCCGGTTGGAACCACTTATAAGGGAGACGGAATCACTCTGCGGTAAAATGCGTAAGATACTTGATTATGTATACGTTTTTAATTCTCCCGGGACACATTATCTGAATACCCTCTGCCCTGACTGCGGTAAAATTGTTCTGCATCGCGATTTTTACGGACCAATGGGAGCACGGTTAAAGAAAGCCTCTCTTGCTCAGGTTGAACCTCTTTCGTGTCCCAATTGTCACAGCCCTATAGGTATATGCGGTATGGGTCATGTTTCTGATTTCAGAGAAAAAGATTTTCAGGGCGGGTATCCGTTTACAAGAGCCCTTGAGATTGTAGAGTCCGTGCTGATTGCAATAGGAGTTGAAAGCAAAGCCGAGGTAGTCAGAGTATGGGAGGATCTGCTCTGCAATAACCGCCTGCATGACCTGCATCATAATATTCAGCGTGTTGATAAATATCTTGAAATGATAAAATCGTTCGGTGATCTGATCGGGTGGAGAGAAAAAGCGGAACAGCTGGCCGGATACCTTGAAGCGAAAGCTGAAGAAATCAAATCAGCCTGTAGTAAATGTCATGGCAGCCCGAGAGTTTATTACGCAATGGGCAAACCGGCTTTTTGTATTAAAGGTGAAAGATTTGAAAATCATCTGGTCGAACTGTGCGGCGGGACCAGTGTAAACAAGGAGATAGAAGTCCGGGGGCGTCCGGGTATGAGTATTGAGCTTGATGTCCTTGAAAAGCTTAACCCTGAAATTATCTTCATTTCTTCATTTATTTCCAATTCGCCTGAAGATTTTTATCACGAATGTGTTGAAAAAGGGTTGAAAGTTGATGCTGTCAAAAACTCCAGAATTTATACATCACCTGTCCCCAGCAGTGATTTCGGAAGTCCCAAATGGATTCTGGGGATGATGAATATTGCCAATGAAATGTATAAGGGAGAAATTTATTTTAATATAAATGAAGAGGCTCAGGAATTTTATAAACTCTTTTACGGAGCTTCGTTTGATATGAAAGATGTAAACAGATCTTTCGGCAAACCGAATATGTCCTGGAAGTGGAGTCCTAAACCCGGAAAGATTACTACTGCACCGATCTGA
- a CDS encoding ATP-binding protein translates to MPEYERIQTQLKSVAQIVSCELERVEDYLYFLEALTVGLFSSEPAAAEVELWLEKDGFEVNSDGFYLSVPKLEAFRKNLLSGNEVSYSWSPDKKNDSVAAAHLFGLRNLGEILQTMHERLPSSVWMYSQDLTNVALQFPYIDQITAITPDFDWSSYHTYISVCPENNPEREVRWSSPHIDYAGQGLIIAASIPLYIDDEFKGLWSIDLQVEKLIRHEVLVADRKSQLTFIIDRHGALIASSSGFSIKEMAKGQVAIVELQDVHECFADIDPSHFFEDLSGNENLASTENSFQVQWERIPFMDWVCITAISVEELISTARGRFQKAFTHLGKGDSGALLKADSFSGEMLELAKSYNEMVMSLGIARKKLLANNLELTKQKIRAEMADRVKSDFLSNMSHELRTPLNGIIGMHNLLYSTSLDAEQKNYVDLAAESAKRLTVLVSDLLEMANVESSSAKPDESVFSLTEVFDSLRQLFGLPCSDDELACLIEMDSEVPDLIVGDCVRLSQVLHNLLSNAVKFTKSGEVVLRADLLPQTNSNLHNILFTVSDTGIGIDNVLLDSLFDIFTQADEGFERAYQGAGLGLAVVKELVSMMGGNISVDSSPGVGSSFYVRLPFGKAEN, encoded by the coding sequence ATGCCTGAATATGAAAGGATTCAAACGCAGTTAAAGAGCGTTGCGCAAATCGTTTCCTGTGAGCTGGAAAGGGTTGAGGATTATCTTTATTTTCTGGAAGCCCTTACGGTCGGCTTGTTTTCTTCGGAGCCTGCGGCCGCTGAGGTTGAGCTCTGGCTTGAGAAGGATGGCTTTGAAGTTAATTCCGATGGATTTTATCTGAGTGTTCCCAAGCTTGAGGCTTTTAGAAAGAACCTGCTGAGCGGTAACGAAGTCAGTTATTCATGGTCTCCTGATAAAAAAAATGATTCTGTTGCTGCTGCCCATCTGTTTGGACTGCGTAATCTGGGTGAAATACTGCAAACCATGCATGAAAGGCTCCCCAGCTCAGTCTGGATGTACTCTCAGGATCTTACAAATGTTGCTTTGCAGTTTCCATATATAGATCAGATTACAGCAATTACACCTGATTTTGACTGGTCTTCATACCACACCTATATCTCTGTATGTCCTGAAAACAACCCTGAAAGAGAAGTGCGCTGGTCCTCCCCGCATATTGATTATGCCGGACAGGGGCTTATCATAGCCGCGTCCATACCATTATATATTGATGATGAGTTTAAAGGACTTTGGAGTATCGACCTGCAGGTTGAAAAACTTATCAGGCATGAAGTTCTTGTTGCCGACCGTAAAAGCCAGCTGACTTTTATTATAGACCGCCACGGTGCGCTCATAGCCAGCAGCAGTGGATTTTCAATAAAGGAAATGGCCAAAGGGCAGGTTGCTATAGTCGAGCTGCAAGATGTCCATGAGTGTTTTGCAGATATTGATCCGAGCCACTTTTTTGAGGATCTTTCCGGTAACGAAAATCTGGCTTCAACGGAAAATTCATTTCAGGTGCAATGGGAAAGAATTCCTTTTATGGATTGGGTTTGTATTACCGCAATTTCCGTAGAAGAATTGATCTCAACTGCGCGCGGACGTTTTCAAAAAGCTTTTACTCATCTTGGTAAGGGCGACTCCGGCGCATTATTGAAAGCGGATTCATTTTCCGGGGAAATGCTGGAACTGGCTAAGTCATACAATGAGATGGTTATGAGTCTCGGTATAGCCCGCAAAAAGTTACTTGCAAATAATCTTGAACTTACAAAGCAGAAGATTCGTGCAGAAATGGCTGACAGAGTGAAATCCGATTTTCTTTCAAATATGAGCCATGAATTGCGGACACCTCTCAATGGAATAATCGGGATGCACAATCTCCTCTATTCTACCTCTCTTGATGCTGAACAAAAAAATTATGTTGATCTCGCTGCTGAGTCAGCAAAAAGGCTGACAGTTTTAGTGAGTGATCTTCTTGAAATGGCAAATGTTGAATCCAGTTCTGCAAAGCCTGATGAAAGTGTTTTCAGCCTGACGGAGGTCTTTGATTCACTGCGTCAGCTTTTCGGACTCCCATGCAGTGATGATGAGCTTGCCTGCCTGATTGAAATGGATAGCGAGGTTCCTGATCTTATTGTCGGCGACTGCGTAAGATTATCTCAGGTTTTGCATAACCTTTTGAGTAACGCAGTAAAATTTACCAAAAGCGGAGAAGTTGTTTTGAGGGCTGACCTTCTGCCACAAACGAACAGTAATTTACATAATATACTTTTCACTGTTTCAGATACCGGCATAGGCATTGATAATGTCCTGCTCGACAGTCTTTTTGATATTTTTACACAGGCGGATGAAGGTTTCGAAAGAGCTTATCAGGGAGCAGGACTAGGTCTTGCCGTGGTCAAGGAGCTTGTCTCAATGATGGGTGGGAATATTTCTGTCGACAGTTCACCGGGAGTAGGGTCGTCTTTTTACGTCAGGCTGCCTTTTGGTAAAGCTGAAAATTAA
- a CDS encoding alpha/beta hydrolase — translation MDLTGIPFITNRVLTGTGRAETFVETNAACQNLSFCKTGPNKTVDVLGSEELFKALRDSDQSKEFLLYPHGFNNQPWDDIFPNAKKMQAQLESAGLGHVTVVPIVWPCDNDYGIIKDYWDDQESAEFSGRFFARAIGKLMKWQTENYQLPCMKRIHIMAHSMGGRVLLKAMNHFASLFGRGGVPYLFKNCFLMAADIPNECLGKGEEGEYICQASQRVICYYANDDMAMPASKISNVKNMVFSRRMGHTGPEDWSALPENKVFAVNCDSFNGKLDFKGHTYFMDNEEMRSPAFEHMTEMIKGKRFPPGQREIEL, via the coding sequence ATGGATTTAACTGGAATACCTTTTATTACAAATAGGGTTTTGACCGGAACAGGTCGTGCGGAGACATTTGTTGAGACCAACGCTGCCTGCCAGAATTTGAGCTTTTGTAAAACCGGACCCAATAAAACGGTTGATGTTCTGGGAAGTGAGGAGTTGTTTAAGGCTTTAAGGGATTCTGATCAGAGTAAAGAGTTTTTGTTGTATCCTCACGGATTTAATAATCAGCCCTGGGACGATATTTTCCCCAATGCGAAAAAGATGCAGGCGCAATTGGAGTCTGCCGGTCTCGGTCATGTTACTGTTGTTCCTATCGTCTGGCCGTGTGATAATGATTACGGGATAATAAAAGATTACTGGGATGATCAGGAATCCGCTGAATTCAGTGGCAGATTTTTTGCCAGAGCCATTGGAAAACTGATGAAGTGGCAGACGGAAAACTATCAGCTGCCGTGCATGAAAAGAATACATATCATGGCCCATTCAATGGGAGGACGGGTGCTGCTGAAAGCCATGAACCACTTTGCTTCTTTATTCGGCCGGGGCGGTGTTCCGTATCTTTTTAAAAACTGCTTTCTTATGGCGGCTGATATTCCTAATGAATGCCTCGGCAAGGGGGAAGAAGGAGAATATATATGTCAGGCTTCTCAAAGGGTTATCTGCTATTATGCCAATGATGATATGGCTATGCCAGCCAGCAAGATATCAAATGTAAAAAATATGGTTTTCAGCCGCAGGATGGGCCATACCGGACCTGAAGACTGGTCAGCACTCCCGGAAAATAAAGTTTTTGCTGTAAATTGTGACTCTTTTAACGGTAAGCTTGATTTTAAGGGTCATACTTATTTTATGGATAATGAAGAAATGCGCAGTCCGGCATTTGAGCATATGACGGAAATGATCAAAGGAAAAAGGTTTCCACCGGGCCAACGTGAAATAGAGCTTTGA